Proteins encoded within one genomic window of Flavobacterium gilvum:
- the mreD gene encoding rod shape-determining protein MreD, whose translation MNSTLLVNIFRFVLLLALQILVFNNMNFWGYVSAFPYILFIILYPVNGNKSNLLLASFFLGLIVDLFCNSGGVHATACVLLAYLRPYFFKFSFGVSYEYQTIKLNDVLTPERFTFILLAVSTHHIALFLLESFQITFFFDVLLRTLLSTVFTILVCIILIYLIKPNKR comes from the coding sequence ATGAATAGCACGTTATTGGTGAACATTTTTCGTTTTGTACTCTTATTGGCTTTACAAATTCTAGTTTTTAATAATATGAATTTTTGGGGTTATGTAAGTGCATTCCCTTACATTCTTTTTATCATTCTTTATCCAGTAAACGGAAATAAATCAAATTTACTTTTAGCTAGTTTTTTTCTTGGCTTAATCGTGGATTTATTTTGTAATTCGGGAGGTGTGCATGCGACAGCCTGTGTTCTTTTGGCTTATTTAAGACCTTATTTTTTCAAATTTTCATTTGGAGTCAGTTACGAATACCAGACGATTAAACTAAATGATGTATTGACTCCAGAACGATTTACGTTTATATTATTAGCCGTTTCAACTCATCATATCGCTTTATTCTTGTTAGAATCTTTTCAAATTACATTCTTTTTTGATGTTTTGCTTAGGACGCTTTTAAGTACAGTGTTTACAATTTTGGTCTGTATTATTCTTATTTATTTAATAAAGCCTAATAAAAGATAA
- a CDS encoding rod shape-determining protein, with the protein MGFFDFMTEDIAIDLGTANTLIIHNDKVVIDSPSIVARDRISGKIIAVGKEANMMQGKTHENIKTIRPLKDGVIADFDASEKMISMFIKSIPALKKKMFTPALRMVVCIPSGITEVEMRAVKESCERVNGKEVYLIHEPMAAAIGIGIDIMQPKGNMIVDIGGGTTEIAVIALGGIVCDKSVKIAGDVFTNDIVYYMRTQHNLFVGESTAEKIKIQIGAAIEDLETPPDDMSVQGRDLLTGKPKQVEVSYREIAKALDKSIQRIEDAVMETLSQTPPELAADIYNTGIYLAGGGSMLRGLDKRISQKTDLPVYIAEDPLRAVVRGTGMALKNISKFKNILIK; encoded by the coding sequence ATGGGATTTTTTGATTTCATGACCGAGGATATTGCGATAGACCTTGGTACAGCAAACACTTTAATCATCCACAATGACAAAGTCGTAATTGACAGTCCGTCTATAGTTGCGCGTGATAGAATATCTGGCAAAATTATCGCTGTAGGTAAGGAAGCCAATATGATGCAAGGAAAGACGCATGAAAATATTAAGACTATTAGACCTCTAAAGGATGGTGTAATCGCCGATTTCGATGCATCCGAGAAAATGATTAGTATGTTTATCAAGAGCATACCAGCATTGAAAAAGAAGATGTTTACACCTGCTTTGAGAATGGTAGTTTGTATTCCTTCTGGTATTACCGAAGTAGAGATGAGAGCGGTAAAAGAGTCTTGTGAGAGAGTAAACGGTAAAGAGGTTTACTTGATACACGAACCTATGGCGGCAGCAATTGGTATCGGTATTGATATTATGCAGCCAAAAGGAAATATGATTGTTGATATAGGTGGTGGAACTACAGAAATTGCAGTTATTGCCTTAGGCGGTATTGTTTGTGACAAATCTGTAAAAATTGCAGGAGATGTTTTTACCAATGATATCGTTTATTATATGCGTACCCAACATAATTTATTTGTTGGAGAAAGTACTGCCGAAAAAATAAAGATTCAAATTGGTGCAGCTATCGAAGATTTGGAAACTCCTCCAGATGATATGTCGGTTCAAGGTCGAGATTTATTGACTGGAAAACCAAAACAGGTTGAGGTATCTTACAGAGAAATTGCAAAAGCATTGGATAAATCCATCCAGCGAATTGAAGATGCGGTTATGGAGACGTTATCACAAACACCTCCAGAGTTGGCCGCCGATATTTATAATACCGGTATTTATCTTGCAGGTGGAGGTTCTATGTTGAGAGGACTTGATAAGAGAATTTCACAAAAGACCGATTTGCCAGTTTATATTGCCGAAGATCCTTTGAGAGCTGTAGTTAGAGGGACAGGGATGGCTCTTAAGAACATTTCGAAATTTAAAAATATCCTTATAAAATAA
- a CDS encoding O-acetylhomoserine aminocarboxypropyltransferase/cysteine synthase family protein, which translates to MSTQKFATNALHAGHDVTKTGGTRAVPIYQTSSYVFNNSDHAANLFGLAEAGFIYTRLNNPTNDILEQRLAALEGGIGAVVTASGTAAITTALLVLLKAGDHIVASNSLYGGTYNLLKVTLPRLGITTTFIDPTDPKNFAKAAKENTRAFFVESLGNPKLDVLDLKAISEEAKTFKVPFIVDNTVASPYLLNPIEYGADIVIHSLTKYISGNGTSLGGVIIDAGKFDWSNGKFPEFTEPSAGYHGLVYHEALGNAAFIAKARIEGLRDFGAALSPFNAFQIIQGLETLEVRINRHSQNALALSQWLEQQEEVAWVNYPGLKSSKYNDLVQKYLPKGQSGVVTFGLKAGFEAAKKVADNTKLFSLLANIGDTKSLIIHPASTTHQQLSDEEQIATGVTKDLIRLSVGLEDIEDLKADLKSVFETIKSPHLV; encoded by the coding sequence ATGAGCACACAAAAATTTGCAACAAACGCTTTACACGCAGGACACGACGTAACTAAAACTGGAGGAACAAGAGCTGTACCAATTTATCAGACTTCTTCGTATGTGTTTAACAATTCAGATCATGCAGCCAATTTATTTGGACTTGCAGAAGCAGGGTTTATTTACACCAGGCTGAATAATCCAACCAATGATATTCTGGAACAACGATTGGCGGCACTCGAAGGTGGAATTGGAGCAGTGGTAACCGCTTCTGGAACAGCGGCAATTACAACAGCTTTGTTGGTGTTGTTAAAAGCTGGGGATCATATTGTTGCTTCAAATAGCTTGTACGGAGGAACGTATAATTTGTTGAAAGTTACATTACCAAGATTGGGTATCACAACTACATTTATTGATCCGACAGATCCTAAAAATTTCGCAAAAGCTGCCAAAGAAAATACTAGAGCTTTTTTTGTTGAAAGTTTGGGAAATCCAAAATTGGATGTACTTGACCTGAAAGCAATTTCTGAAGAAGCCAAAACTTTCAAAGTGCCTTTTATTGTAGACAATACTGTGGCATCTCCTTATTTATTGAATCCAATTGAATACGGAGCAGATATCGTGATTCATTCTTTAACTAAATATATTTCCGGTAACGGAACCTCGTTGGGAGGTGTTATTATTGATGCAGGAAAATTTGATTGGAGCAATGGAAAATTTCCGGAGTTTACGGAACCTTCAGCGGGATATCATGGTTTGGTTTACCATGAAGCATTGGGGAATGCCGCTTTTATTGCCAAAGCCCGAATTGAAGGATTGCGAGATTTTGGCGCCGCTTTGAGTCCGTTTAATGCTTTTCAAATCATTCAGGGATTAGAAACTTTAGAAGTTCGTATCAACAGACATAGTCAAAATGCGTTGGCTTTGTCACAGTGGCTGGAGCAACAGGAAGAAGTCGCTTGGGTCAATTATCCTGGTCTGAAATCCAGCAAATATAATGATTTGGTTCAAAAATATTTGCCAAAAGGACAAAGCGGCGTTGTTACTTTTGGTCTTAAAGCTGGTTTTGAAGCCGCCAAAAAAGTAGCTGATAACACCAAGTTGTTTTCTTTATTAGCCAATATTGGAGACACCAAATCATTAATCATCCATCCGGCGAGCACCACGCATCAACAGTTGTCAGATGAGGAACAAATTGCGACTGGGGTGACCAAAGATTTAATCAGACTTTCAGTAGGATTAGAAGATATTGAGGATTTAAAAGCTGATTTGAAATCAGTTTTTGAGACTATTAAGTCGCCTCATTTAGTATAA
- the mreC gene encoding rod shape-determining protein MreC, translated as MQQIFSFIIKNSNRLLFLLLLGIALSLTIQSHSFHRSKIISSANFLSGGVYERINSFEEYLHLKEQNDELARENANLKSLLFKTQDTSKIPNLDSLKGVLPKDIVVSKVIHNSYNVYENYLTLNSGAKQGVKSDMGVINSLGVVGIIDNVSTNYSTVISILNVKSQINAKIKHSDHFGTLSWDGKNTGFVQLTDVPRLAAIRKGDTIVTGGQSVIFPENIGIGTIDKIYISEKTHYYTINVKLFNDMTNLGHVYIIKTENSEEIRNLENREKDE; from the coding sequence ATGCAGCAAATATTCTCATTTATAATAAAAAACAGTAATCGGTTACTGTTTTTGCTGCTTTTGGGTATTGCGTTGTCCTTAACTATACAGTCTCATTCTTTTCACAGGAGTAAAATTATCAGTTCTGCCAACTTTCTAAGTGGAGGTGTGTATGAAAGGATTAATTCTTTTGAAGAATATCTTCATTTGAAAGAACAAAACGATGAACTCGCTCGGGAAAATGCAAACCTGAAGAGTTTACTTTTCAAAACACAGGATACTTCCAAGATTCCTAATTTGGATAGTCTTAAAGGGGTTTTGCCAAAAGATATTGTTGTTTCCAAAGTGATTCACAACTCTTATAATGTATATGAGAATTATTTAACTTTGAATTCGGGAGCAAAACAAGGAGTTAAATCTGATATGGGAGTTATCAACAGTTTGGGAGTTGTCGGTATAATCGATAATGTATCAACTAATTATTCAACAGTAATCAGTATTCTGAATGTTAAATCACAGATAAACGCAAAGATTAAACATTCTGATCATTTCGGAACTTTAAGTTGGGATGGTAAAAATACAGGATTTGTTCAATTGACCGATGTTCCGCGATTGGCAGCTATTCGAAAAGGTGATACAATTGTTACAGGTGGACAATCAGTAATTTTTCCTGAAAATATTGGTATTGGAACAATCGACAAAATTTACATTTCAGAGAAGACACATTATTATACTATCAATGTTAAGCTATTTAATGATATGACTAATTTGGGTCATGTATACATTATTAAGACTGAAAACAGTGAAGAAATTAGAAATTTAGAAAATCGAGAAAAAGATGAATAG
- the metK gene encoding methionine adenosyltransferase, whose protein sequence is MAYLFTSESVSEGHPDKVADQISDALIDNFLAFDAESKVACETLVTTGQVILAGEVKSNTYLDVQQIAREVIRKIGYTKSEYMFEANSCGILSAIHEQSADINQGVDRASKEEQGAGDQGMMFGYATNETENYMPLALDLSHKLLQELAILRRENKEITYLRPDAKSQVTLEYSDDNKPTRIDAIVISTQHDDFDEENTMLAKIKKDIVEILIPRIIAKNPEHAHLFNDKIQYHINPTGKFVIGGPHGDTGLTGRKIIVDTYGGKGAHGGGAFSGKDPSKVDRSAAYATRHIAKNLVAAGVADEVLVQVSYAIGVAKPMGIFIETYGTSKVNLTNGEIAKKVESIFDMRPYFIEQRLKLRNPIYSETAAYGHMGRTPETVTKTFSAPGGLSKTVTVDLFTWEKLDFVDQIKTAFGL, encoded by the coding sequence ATGGCTTATTTATTTACGTCAGAATCTGTAAGTGAAGGACACCCAGACAAAGTTGCGGATCAAATCTCGGATGCGTTAATCGATAACTTTTTGGCATTTGACGCTGAATCAAAAGTAGCCTGTGAAACTTTGGTTACCACAGGTCAGGTAATATTGGCAGGGGAAGTTAAATCGAATACCTACCTAGACGTACAACAAATTGCTCGTGAAGTAATTCGCAAAATTGGATATACAAAAAGTGAATATATGTTTGAAGCAAATTCTTGCGGTATTCTTTCTGCTATCCATGAACAATCTGCAGATATCAATCAAGGTGTTGACAGAGCAAGCAAAGAAGAACAAGGTGCTGGTGACCAAGGTATGATGTTTGGTTACGCAACCAATGAGACTGAGAACTATATGCCTTTGGCTCTTGATTTATCTCATAAATTATTGCAGGAATTAGCAATTTTGAGAAGAGAAAACAAAGAAATCACTTATTTACGTCCAGATGCAAAATCTCAGGTTACACTAGAATACAGCGATGATAACAAACCTACACGTATTGATGCTATCGTAATTTCGACACAACATGATGATTTTGACGAAGAGAATACAATGCTTGCCAAAATCAAAAAAGACATTGTAGAAATATTGATTCCTAGAATCATTGCAAAAAATCCTGAGCACGCTCATTTATTCAATGATAAAATCCAATACCATATCAACCCAACTGGTAAATTCGTAATTGGAGGACCACACGGAGATACTGGATTGACAGGTAGAAAAATCATTGTTGACACTTACGGTGGTAAAGGAGCTCACGGTGGTGGTGCTTTCTCCGGAAAAGACCCTAGTAAAGTAGACAGAAGTGCTGCTTATGCAACACGCCATATTGCAAAAAACCTTGTTGCAGCCGGAGTTGCCGACGAAGTTTTGGTACAGGTATCTTATGCAATCGGGGTTGCAAAACCAATGGGAATTTTCATTGAAACCTACGGAACTTCAAAAGTAAATTTGACAAACGGTGAAATAGCCAAAAAAGTAGAATCAATTTTTGATATGCGTCCTTACTTCATCGAACAACGTTTAAAACTAAGAAACCCAATCTATAGCGAAACTGCTGCTTACGGCCACATGGGACGTACTCCAGAAACAGTGACAAAAACATTCTCTGCTCCTGGTGGTTTGTCTAAAACAGTAACTGTTGATTTATTTACCTGGGAGAAATTAGACTTTGTAGATCAAATAAAAACTGCTTTCGGTTTATAA
- a CDS encoding alpha/beta fold hydrolase, giving the protein MENKPSTITIQNFTTESGAFYATLNLSYDVFGPALHSAPIVLVNHALTGNSQVVGLKGWWNVLIGENRTIDTNKYTILAFNVPGNGFDGTIIENYLDFTARDVARLFLEGLKELHVNQLYAIIGGSVGGGIAWEIAALAPKLTKHLIPIATDWKSTDWLIANCFLQEQILNNSAKPIEDARIHAMLCYRTPESFKARFDRTTNEELAVFNIESWLNHHGKKLQKRFQLSAYKLMNQLLKTIDIARNRESFLAVASQIEADIHIIGINSDLFFTISENKETYETLKAHKKNITFQEIDSIHGHDAFLIEYKQLDNLLEGIF; this is encoded by the coding sequence TTGGAAAATAAACCAAGCACAATTACAATACAAAATTTCACTACCGAAAGTGGTGCTTTTTATGCTACGCTCAATTTGAGTTATGACGTTTTTGGTCCTGCATTACATTCTGCACCTATCGTTTTGGTAAATCACGCCTTGACAGGAAATTCTCAGGTCGTAGGATTAAAAGGATGGTGGAATGTTTTGATTGGAGAAAACAGAACAATAGATACCAATAAATACACCATACTTGCTTTTAACGTACCCGGAAATGGTTTTGACGGTACAATTATCGAAAACTATTTGGATTTTACAGCTCGTGATGTGGCACGACTTTTTCTAGAAGGATTAAAAGAACTTCATGTTAATCAATTGTATGCTATTATCGGAGGGTCTGTAGGAGGAGGAATTGCTTGGGAAATTGCTGCATTGGCTCCAAAACTGACCAAACATTTAATCCCGATTGCAACTGATTGGAAATCTACAGATTGGTTAATTGCCAACTGTTTTCTGCAAGAACAAATTTTGAATAATTCGGCAAAGCCAATTGAAGATGCCCGTATTCATGCCATGTTGTGCTATAGAACACCAGAGTCTTTCAAAGCGAGATTTGACCGAACTACCAATGAAGAATTGGCTGTTTTTAATATCGAAAGTTGGTTGAATCATCACGGCAAAAAATTGCAAAAACGTTTTCAGCTTTCGGCATACAAGTTGATGAATCAGTTGCTGAAAACAATAGATATAGCCAGAAACAGGGAATCTTTCCTTGCTGTGGCGTCACAAATCGAGGCCGATATTCATATTATTGGAATCAATTCGGATTTGTTTTTTACGATAAGTGAAAATAAAGAAACCTACGAAACATTAAAAGCACACAAAAAGAACATAACTTTTCAGGAAATTGATTCCATTCACGGACACGATGCTTTCCTGATTGAATATAAACAATTGGACAATTTGCTTGAAGGAATATTTTAA
- the rodA gene encoding rod shape-determining protein RodA translates to MKNQSLSNNIDWVCIIIYIALVFLGWLNIYSSSLSSTEGTYEKQAIFIALSVPLIFVLLYIDGKFYEKYASIIFVISLVSLLGLFAFGKTIAGQRCWYAFGSFTLQPSEFAKAATSLALAKYLSDTQINLKEMNRQVQALAIVFLPVMLILPQPDPGSALIYSIFIIVLFREGLPSWYVWTGFLTILIFMLTLVLEPEYVILIALLVIVLVHYRSRIGDRNIVLSTMLFAIISGFVLSVNYVFTHVFKQHHRDRFNILLGKEVDMKGIGYNTNQSEIAIGSGGWLGKGFLEGTQTKGGFVPEQHTDYIFTTVGEEWGFVGSLVVIALFTGLFLRVIYLAERQKTKFSRVYGYCVAGILFTHFFVNIAMVVGVFPTIGVPLPFFSYGGSGLWGFTILLFIFIKMDANKVNEW, encoded by the coding sequence ATGAAAAATCAAAGTTTGTCAAACAATATTGATTGGGTATGTATCATTATCTATATAGCACTTGTGTTTTTAGGTTGGTTGAATATATATTCATCTTCATTGTCTTCTACAGAAGGTACTTATGAAAAGCAAGCCATTTTTATTGCTTTATCCGTTCCTTTGATTTTTGTTCTCTTATATATAGATGGCAAATTTTATGAAAAATACGCCAGTATTATATTTGTCATTTCTTTGGTATCCCTGTTGGGGTTATTTGCTTTTGGTAAAACTATTGCCGGACAACGTTGTTGGTACGCATTTGGGAGTTTTACATTGCAGCCTTCAGAGTTTGCAAAAGCAGCTACTTCTTTGGCTTTGGCAAAATATCTTAGTGATACTCAGATTAATTTAAAAGAAATGAATCGACAGGTGCAGGCGTTGGCAATTGTTTTCTTGCCAGTTATGCTCATCTTACCGCAACCCGACCCTGGAAGTGCCTTGATATACAGTATTTTTATTATTGTTTTGTTTAGAGAAGGATTGCCATCCTGGTATGTGTGGACAGGTTTTTTGACCATATTGATTTTTATGTTAACATTGGTTTTAGAGCCTGAGTATGTTATTTTAATAGCGCTGTTGGTTATAGTTTTGGTACATTACAGATCTAGAATTGGTGATAGAAATATAGTATTGAGTACCATGCTTTTTGCGATAATTTCTGGTTTTGTATTATCTGTAAATTATGTTTTTACCCATGTGTTCAAGCAACATCATCGTGATCGTTTTAATATATTACTCGGGAAAGAGGTTGATATGAAAGGGATAGGATACAATACCAATCAATCTGAAATTGCTATTGGATCCGGTGGGTGGTTAGGAAAAGGATTTCTTGAGGGGACTCAAACCAAAGGGGGGTTTGTGCCCGAGCAACATACCGATTATATTTTTACAACGGTTGGTGAAGAATGGGGTTTTGTTGGCTCATTAGTTGTAATTGCTTTGTTTACAGGTTTGTTTCTCCGAGTAATTTATTTAGCCGAAAGACAAAAAACAAAATTTAGCAGGGTATATGGTTATTGTGTTGCTGGTATATTGTTTACCCATTTTTTTGTAAATATAGCAATGGTTGTTGGTGTATTTCCAACCATTGGTGTGCCGTTGCCTTTCTTTTCCTATGGGGGGTCTGGTTTATGGGGATTTACTATTTTGCTGTTTATTTTTATTAAAATGGATGCGAATAAAGTAAATGAATGGTAA
- a CDS encoding alpha/beta fold hydrolase — MENLQKIDLFNFDLETGKQKSYLPLFYQVFGQPLGSAPIVVVNHSLTGNSNVTAKNGWWNGIVGEKKVIDTDYFTVIAFNIPGNGFDGDLDNLIDNYKDYTIRDIARIFWEGLLHLKVKHVFAVIGGSLGGAITWEMAALHPDKIDNLIPIATDWKATDWVIANVLIQDQILNHSDDPIVDARLHATLLYRTPEYVNQRFRRSKLDELSTLQIENWLLDHGVKLKNRYRLAAYKLMNHLLKTNDITRNRPDFLTVANEIEANIHLITVDTDYLFIAEETRKTYRELSAKKLNVFYHQIQSIHGHDAYLIEFNQLSDILRPIFNYYGEQSSVSA, encoded by the coding sequence ATGGAAAATTTACAAAAAATAGATCTCTTTAATTTTGATTTGGAAACCGGTAAGCAGAAGTCGTATCTTCCGTTGTTTTATCAGGTTTTTGGGCAGCCTCTCGGCAGTGCGCCAATCGTGGTTGTGAATCATTCTTTGACGGGGAATTCAAATGTTACCGCCAAAAATGGTTGGTGGAACGGAATTGTAGGAGAGAAAAAAGTAATTGATACTGATTATTTTACAGTCATCGCATTCAATATTCCCGGAAATGGATTTGATGGTGATCTAGATAATTTGATTGATAATTATAAAGATTATACAATTCGTGACATAGCCCGAATTTTTTGGGAAGGATTATTACATTTGAAAGTAAAACATGTTTTTGCGGTAATTGGAGGAAGTCTTGGTGGGGCAATAACGTGGGAAATGGCAGCTTTACATCCTGATAAAATTGATAATCTGATTCCAATTGCTACCGACTGGAAAGCCACAGATTGGGTTATTGCCAACGTTTTGATTCAGGATCAAATTTTGAATCACTCAGATGATCCTATTGTTGACGCGCGTTTGCACGCGACATTGCTGTACAGAACACCCGAATATGTGAATCAAAGGTTCAGGAGAAGCAAACTGGATGAATTGTCTACTTTGCAGATAGAAAATTGGTTGCTGGATCATGGGGTTAAATTAAAAAATAGATACCGCTTGGCCGCTTATAAGTTGATGAACCATTTGCTCAAAACAAATGACATCACACGAAACAGACCCGATTTTCTAACAGTGGCTAATGAGATTGAGGCAAATATTCATTTAATTACCGTCGATACCGATTATTTGTTTATTGCTGAAGAAACGCGCAAAACGTATAGGGAATTGAGCGCTAAAAAGTTAAATGTATTTTATCATCAAATTCAGTCTATTCACGGGCATGATGCCTATCTGATTGAATTCAATCAGCTATCTGATATTTTGAGACCAATTTTTAATTATTATGGAGAACAAAGTTCAGTTAGTGCTTAG
- the mrdA gene encoding penicillin-binding protein 2, with protein sequence MRKILLPALIIIGASLLIIRVFYLQIIDDSFKLKSENNAIKIEYDYPERGYIYDRNGVLLVANQPSYDIMVIPRELHNTDTLEFCKLLNITKEDFIKRIEKAKVYSPRLPSVFLAQLNKTEFAAFQEKIRKFEGFYFQKRSLRDYEVDYGANVFGFITQVNDKLIEKNHYYKSGDLIGKQGVEESYEKILRGIKGVKYFQKDKFNREIGSYKDGKYDTIAVQGEDINLTIDAEIQKYGEQLMVNKRGGIVAIEPKTGEILALVTAPSYDPGILVGRQRSRNYTKLYHDSIAKPLYDRGLLAEYPPGSPFKIMTGLVGLQEGVIGEETTFACHHGFYYAPGRFQKCHCGGGNLDLHTGIFKSCNAYFSNAYLREMARYKSTPYAVDVWSNHVKSFGLGDFMGYDLPTGRRGKIPTSKTYKRMYPGWGYSGKTIISNAIGQGEVLATPIQLANMMSAVANHGYYYTPHIIKKIKGEKIDSKFTTKHVTTIDPKYFPPMISGLFDVYNRGTAFALRVEGIDICGKTGTAENFTKIDGKRVKLKDHSIFVAFAPKDDPKIAIAVLVENGGFGATIAGPIASLMIEKYLRKKITRTDLETRVLNTSLQSRYAILGGLSDEVKKQLILQDSITQSKVKAAAKKIDSTKTKI encoded by the coding sequence ATGAGAAAGATTTTGCTGCCGGCTTTAATTATTATTGGGGCATCTTTGTTAATCATACGTGTTTTTTATCTGCAGATTATCGATGATTCGTTTAAATTAAAATCTGAAAATAACGCTATAAAAATTGAATATGATTACCCAGAGAGGGGTTATATTTATGATAGGAATGGAGTGTTATTGGTTGCCAATCAACCTTCCTATGACATCATGGTGATTCCTCGGGAACTTCACAACACAGATACGCTTGAATTTTGTAAACTGTTGAATATTACTAAAGAGGATTTTATCAAAAGAATAGAAAAAGCCAAAGTGTACAGTCCGAGGTTGCCTTCTGTTTTTTTAGCGCAATTGAATAAAACCGAATTTGCGGCTTTTCAGGAAAAAATAAGAAAATTTGAAGGTTTCTATTTTCAAAAACGTTCCTTACGTGATTATGAAGTAGATTATGGAGCCAATGTTTTTGGATTTATAACGCAAGTAAATGATAAACTTATCGAGAAAAACCATTATTATAAAAGTGGGGATTTAATCGGGAAACAAGGAGTTGAGGAGAGTTATGAAAAGATTCTTCGTGGTATAAAAGGAGTTAAATACTTTCAGAAAGACAAATTCAATAGAGAAATAGGATCGTACAAAGATGGGAAATATGACACTATTGCTGTTCAAGGGGAAGATATAAATCTTACTATTGATGCTGAAATTCAAAAATACGGTGAACAATTAATGGTCAATAAGCGAGGTGGGATTGTTGCCATCGAGCCCAAAACTGGTGAAATTTTGGCTCTTGTTACCGCCCCGTCTTATGATCCGGGAATTTTAGTTGGAAGACAGCGATCTAGGAATTATACCAAATTGTATCATGATTCGATTGCGAAGCCACTTTATGATAGAGGATTACTAGCCGAGTATCCACCGGGTTCTCCATTTAAAATAATGACAGGTCTTGTCGGATTACAGGAAGGTGTCATTGGTGAAGAAACCACTTTTGCCTGTCATCATGGTTTTTATTATGCACCGGGTCGTTTTCAAAAATGTCATTGCGGTGGTGGTAATTTGGATTTGCATACGGGGATTTTCAAATCCTGTAATGCTTATTTTTCAAATGCGTATTTGAGAGAAATGGCGAGATATAAGAGTACACCTTACGCTGTAGATGTTTGGAGTAATCATGTTAAAAGTTTTGGACTCGGAGATTTTATGGGTTACGATTTGCCAACAGGTAGAAGAGGAAAGATTCCTACGTCAAAAACCTATAAACGAATGTATCCGGGATGGGGCTATAGCGGGAAAACGATTATATCCAATGCCATCGGTCAAGGAGAGGTGTTGGCTACTCCAATCCAATTGGCAAATATGATGTCTGCTGTTGCAAATCACGGTTATTATTATACGCCTCATATCATTAAAAAGATAAAAGGGGAGAAAATTGATTCCAAGTTTACAACAAAACATGTTACAACTATTGATCCAAAATATTTTCCTCCAATGATAAGCGGACTTTTTGACGTTTATAATAGGGGGACGGCTTTTGCATTACGGGTTGAAGGAATCGATATATGCGGTAAGACTGGAACTGCGGAAAATTTCACCAAAATCGATGGGAAACGTGTTAAGTTGAAAGATCACTCTATCTTTGTTGCTTTTGCTCCAAAAGATGATCCTAAAATTGCCATTGCAGTATTGGTAGAAAATGGAGGTTTTGGTGCTACAATTGCCGGTCCCATTGCGAGTTTAATGATTGAAAAATACCTAAGAAAAAAAATCACAAGAACCGATTTGGAAACGAGAGTGTTAAATACGAGTTTACAAAGCCGATACGCCATATTGGGGGGACTTTCTGATGAGGTAAAAAAACAATTGATACTTCAGGATTCTATTACGCAAAGCAAAGTTAAGGCGGCTGCAAAAAAAATCGATTCAACCAAAACGAAAATATAA